The proteins below come from a single Bacteroidota bacterium genomic window:
- a CDS encoding tetratricopeptide repeat protein → MKKSVIVLFVIAVTLTACSTHDKLVERIRGMEKEISADKSGKVMKEKSAEIVRLYESFANRYPEDTLAPAFLFSAGVVTMNSGQPDKAIEMFSRVSEKYPKHKRAAEACFFTGFIYENTKGNVEKARDAYLDVVKKYPESDLVDDANFCIQNLGKTPEQVQKQLEENIKRVEDSIAATQQAKK, encoded by the coding sequence ATGAAAAAATCGGTAATCGTATTGTTTGTTATTGCAGTAACGCTCACTGCCTGTTCAACACACGATAAACTTGTTGAACGAATCAGAGGAATGGAAAAAGAAATCTCTGCCGATAAATCCGGCAAGGTGATGAAAGAAAAATCTGCCGAGATTGTGCGGTTGTACGAGTCATTTGCCAACCGTTATCCTGAAGATACGCTTGCTCCCGCTTTTTTATTCAGCGCCGGAGTGGTTACCATGAACAGTGGGCAGCCCGATAAGGCTATTGAAATGTTCAGCAGAGTTTCTGAAAAATATCCGAAACACAAGCGTGCGGCCGAAGCCTGTTTCTTTACCGGTTTTATCTATGAAAACACAAAAGGGAATGTTGAAAAGGCCCGCGACGCTTATCTTGATGTCGTGAAAAAATATCCGGAGTCAGATCTGGTTGATGATGCTAATTTTTGTATTCAGAATCTGGGCAAAACACCCGAGCAGGTTCAGAAACAACTGGAAGAAAACATCAAAAGGGTAGAGGATTCCATTGCAGCCACACAGCAGGCAAAAAAATAA
- the cdaA gene encoding diadenylate cyclase CdaA — MTSLFITGFLTLRFLDIVDILLVALLLYQLFRLMRGSAAINIFLGIVAIYVFWKLVNALQMELLGEILGQFVSVGVIALIVVFQKEIRQFLLMLGKPDFFIKKSKGFFFWRWRMHGTQLLDIDPLVKICTTFAADKTGALIVITKKNDLDEFVNTGEIVDARISQQLIENIFFKNSPLHDGAIVISGNRIRAAQCILPLYRNEDFPAGYGLRHRAAVGITELSDAIAIVVSEQTGDIAYSKGATLYTKIKPDALQYFLEREFEL; from the coding sequence TTGACCTCACTATTCATCACCGGTTTTCTTACTTTGCGCTTTCTGGATATTGTTGACATCCTGTTAGTGGCATTGTTGCTTTACCAGCTATTCAGACTGATGCGCGGTTCGGCAGCAATCAACATTTTTCTGGGTATCGTTGCCATTTATGTTTTCTGGAAACTGGTAAATGCACTTCAGATGGAACTGCTGGGCGAAATACTCGGTCAGTTTGTGAGTGTCGGAGTAATCGCTCTTATTGTTGTATTCCAGAAAGAGATCAGGCAATTTCTGCTTATGCTCGGCAAACCCGATTTCTTCATAAAAAAATCAAAAGGTTTCTTTTTCTGGAGATGGAGAATGCATGGTACGCAGCTTCTCGATATTGACCCTTTGGTGAAAATATGCACCACTTTCGCTGCCGATAAAACGGGTGCACTCATTGTAATCACTAAAAAGAATGACCTCGATGAATTTGTAAATACAGGAGAAATTGTTGACGCCCGCATTTCACAGCAGCTGATTGAAAATATTTTTTTCAAGAACAGTCCGTTGCACGATGGCGCTATTGTGATTTCGGGGAACAGAATTCGTGCAGCACAATGCATTCTGCCACTTTACAGAAACGAAGATTTTCCGGCAGGTTACGGATTAAGACACCGTGCAGCGGTTGGTATAACCGAACTTTCGGATGCAATTGCCATTGTAGTGTCGGAACAGACCGGAGATATTGCCTACAGCAAGGGCGCCACGCTTTACACCAAGATTAAACCCGATGCGCTTCAGTATTTTCTGGAACGGGAGTTTGAGCTGTAA